The following nucleotide sequence is from Brockia lithotrophica.
ACAGATCTTCGCCCAAGACGACTCCTTCCTCGACAAACCCAGACTTTTGGCCCGCGACATCCCCTTCGAGCGCCGGCCCCTCCTCTTGCACATGCACTACCTGGACATCTACCGCTTCCAGGTGGCGAAGCAGCCGGACGTACTCCTCTGGCTCTACCTTTTCCCGCGCAAATTTTCGCCGGAAGAAATCCGGCGGCATCTCGCCTATTACGAACCGATCACCGTCCACGACTCCTCCCTTTCCCCTTCCGTATTCGCCACACTTTGGGCACGAGCGGGAGATGTGGAGCGTGCCCACGCTTACCTCCGGTACGCCGCCCGGATCGACCTGGAAAACCTGCACGGCGACGCACGGCACGGGGTACACCTTGCCGCCATGGGCGGCGTATATCAGGCGTTGCTCGAAGGTTTTGGCGGCATCGTCGCCGATGAGGAAGGGCTCGACGTCTCACCCCGCCTACCCCGGGCGTGGAAGAACCTCGCCTTTCGCTTCCGCTACCGCGGTCGCCGTTTCGAAGTTCGCGCCACGCACGAACGTACGGACGTCCACCTCCTCGCCGGCGAACCCCTCTCCGCCTCCGTGCACGGCACCCGCGTCGAACTCGTTCCCGGAAAACCCCAATCGATCCGCCGCAATTGGTAAAAATCGACAATGTGCACCCGGAAACTTGACCCTGCGGAGAAAATGGGAAACCCTAGAACTCAGAAGGTGGGAGGGGCTGAGGGCCGGCGGAAGGTGAGGTACGGGCTTAAAGAAAAGCGCTTCCATCTTTCCAGGAGGTGGTCGATGTGCTGTACGGGGGTACAAAAGGCGAACGTAGGGGCGTGCGCAAAGCGTTCCGCGGGAAGTTTGCAGACGGCGGCGGGCGGCCGATGTGGGGCGTTGCCTTCGCCTTCGTCCTTGCCCTGCTTCTCGCCGTGAGCGGTTGTGCAGGTCAAGCCACGCAGCCGGGAGGAACGACCAAGGAAACCCCAACTCTTACCGTCATCGCCGGGTGGTCCGGAGACGAGGAAAAACAGTTCCGCCCCGTCCTCGAAGAAGCGGAAAAGGAACTCGGGATCAAGATCAACTACCAAATCCAACGCTTGGAAGACCTGCAAAACGTGCTGCCCGCGCAATTCTCCGCGAAAAAGACTCCCGGGGATGTGATCTTCGTCTCCTCGAGCTGGTTCGTAACGTCCAACGCCCAGCACTTGGAAGATCTCCGGAGCATCTGGACGGAACCGGATAAGTTTCGCCTATCCGCGGTAGAGGCCGACGGGAAAATCGTCGGCGTTCCCTACGCTCTCTCCGTGAAACCCGGATTTTGGTACCGGAAATCCTTCTTCCAGGCCAACGGACTCGAACCGCCGAAGAGCTGGGACGACTTTCGCAACCTCCTCACCAAGATGCGGGGTATCCCCGGTGTGAAAAACCCCATCGTCTCCGGCGACAGCGTAGGTTGGCCGCTCTCGGACGTGGTCGAACACTTTCTCATCACGTTCGGCGGACCCCAACTCCAGCTCGACTTGATCGACAACAAGGTGAAGTGGCAAGATCCGAAGGTCAAAGAGATCTTTGCCGAGCGAATTGTTCCGCTCCTTCAAGACAAGTCCTTTAGCGCCCCCACCGACTGGACGAGCGCGGTCGATTTGTGGTGGAACGGCGAATACGGCCTCTACTTTATGGGCAACTGGATTACGGGGATGGTCAAAGATCCGAACGACCTGGGGGTATTCCCCCTCTCGGGCGACAAGGGAGTCGTAGGCGGTGCGGACTACATCATGGTCCCGACCTACGGCGCCCACAAAGACGAGGCCAAAAAGCTCGTCGAGTTTCTCATCAGCAAAAAGGGCATGGAGATCCGGGTAAAACAGGGGGGGAAGCTCTCCTCCCGAACGGATACACCCGTGGACATCTACCCTCCGGCCGACCGCGCCGTCGCCGAGGCCATTCAGGGAATGGAAATCCTCCCCGACCTCGACGACACGATCGGCGGCAAGTGGCAAAACACGTTTTGGGATCAGCTCAAACTCCTCTGGGTGAAGCCGGGAGACCTCGACTCCGTGCTCAAGACCTTGGACGACGCGCGAAAGTGAGCTCTTCCCCGCGGTCGATTCAAAAATCGCCGGAGAGGTCAAGCACGAGGTGAGGTGAGCGTCGTGATACGCAGGGGGTTCGCACGAAAACCACCCGACGGCTTTAAAACGGGAGTGGGGCAGAGGGGCTCCCTTCTGCCCCGTCCCTTTATTCCCAGACTCTCGCCCGAACAGGAGCCCCTCTGGTTCGCGGTTCCCGCCCTTCTCCTCATCTTCGTAGCTGTCGTGGTTCCCTCTGTATCCACCTTGCTTCTTGCCTTCCAGGGGCCGAACCACGAATTCGTCGGCCTGGCGAACTTTCGAGATGTCCTACAGGACCCGGAAACTCTCAACCTATCCCGCTTTCCCGGGCACTCTCCACCGTGGGGCGCCCTCGTCCACAACGCTCTCTGGATCCTCATTCACCTTCCGGCAAGTGTCGGTCTCGGTCTCCTCCTCGCCCTCCTCTTCCAAGACATCCCGGGAAACCAAATCCTACGTGTGTTCATTTACCTCGGAATGATTCTCCCCATGGTCATCGGCGGCGTGCTCATTCGCTTTCTCTTCGACGAAAACGCTGGCATCGTAAACGGCGCGCTTGAACTCCTCGGACGAAGCGATCTCGTGCGCACGTGGACGGCGTACCCGGAAACGGCGCTTTTTGCCCTGATCTTGGGCTCCGTGTGGTTGTGGGTGGGATTTCCCCTCGTCCTCTTTTCTTCGGGGCTTACGACCATTCCTCGGGAGCTCTACGAAGCGGCGGATATTGACGGTGCGGGGACGTGGGCGAAATTCCGCCACATTACCTGGCCTGGCCTTGCCCCCGTAACGAGCGTCGTCGTCGCCATGACCGTACTCTGGGAACTCAAGATTTTCGACATCGTGTACGTAGCGACTCAAGGCGGACCCGGAAACGCGTCCTTGGTCTTGGCGCTCGAGATGTACTTCGCCGCCTTTCGTGCTCTCGATTACCCCCACGCTTCTGCGCTCGCAACAATTCTCGCGTTGCTCGCGCTTCTCGTGGGAATCCGCTTCGTACGTACGGCAAAAAACGCGTAAGAAAAACAGCTGCTCATGAAAAGGAGGCATCCCACACATGGGAAAGCTTTTTTCCTCGCGGCGAACGGCCGAATTTCTCCTTTTCGCCCTGCGAACGGCCCTCGCCTGGGGAATCGGCCTCCTGTGGGTGATCCCCTTTCTCGGGGTGTTCATGAGCGCCGTGCGCCCGCAGGAAGAGCTCCTTCACGGTTGGTGGCGATTCTCCCCCTTCACCTTCACCCTGCAAAATTTCTCCCGCGCGTGGACGCACTCTACGGCGTCCATCGCACAAGGCCTGTGGAATTCGCTCCTCGTCGCCCTACCGGCAACCCTGCTCTCCGTCTTTCTCGGCGCCCTCGCCGCATACGGATTTCTCCGGGCGAGAACGGGGATTGCGACCTGGCTTTTCCTCGGCGTAGTCCTCCTCTTAGCTCTTCCTCAGCAAATGGCGGCAATTCCCCTCTTTCAGGGACTTGCCGCCCTCGACCTGATCAACTCGTACGTCGGCCTCATCCTCGTTCACGCCGCCTGGGGCTTACCGTGGATCACGATGTTCCTCCGGAACTTCTTTACAACCGTGCCCGTCGAACTCGAGGAAGCGGCGCGTATCGACGGTGCCTCGCGCACCTACACCTTTTTTCGCATCCTCCTTCCCGTAAGCCTACCTGCCCTCGCTTCGGCCGCGGCGCTCCAGTTCAACTGGGTGTGGAACGACTTCTTCCTCGCCCTGATCCTCATCTACAGCCCCGACAAGCTTCTCGTCACCCAGCGGATCCCGCTTCTTCGGGGACAATACTACGTGGATTGGGGTCTCCTATCCGCCGCGGCGCTCCTCGCGATGTCCGTACCCATCCTCGTCTTTCTCCTTCTCCAGCGCTACTACGTGCGCGGACTCGTAGGCTGGAACGTAGAAAAGTGATCCCTTACGTCCGCGTCTTCCCGACGGCGCCCGCGAAAATCTCGTTCGGAGGCTCCTTACCCGCCCATCTCGGGCCTGGATCGCCGATATGCGACGCCGCCGGCGGCGAGGAGCGCCCCGCCTACGACGAGGAGGACTTCCGGAGGCAAGGCACCCGTCCGGGGGAGAGCCCGCGCGGGTCCGGACGGGGGAGCGGGCGACGGTTCGGAAACCTTGGTTCCCGCAGGTGCGGGAGAATCGATCGACGGAGGCGTATTCGCCCGCGTGTCCGAAGTCGGCGGAGCGGCGCCTCCTCCGTCGTCAGGAATTGGAGCGGAGGAGCTTGTCTTTTCGGTGTGGCCTTCTCCATTCTCGGAGCGCGCCTCCTCCGATTCGCCCGGCTGAGGCTGCGGCGCCCCCCCTTGAGCCGGCGGCACGAACATCGCGAGCAGCTGGCCGCCTTCGACGAGCTCCGGATCGGTGTGTGTGAAGTGCGCCTGAACGTCGAAGAGGTACCAGCCCTCGCCGAGGATGTCGGAGACGTCGATGATGCCGGACGACTCTTCGTCGAAGGTCAGGAACTTCTCGCCGCCCGGGGCGAAGCGTCTCGGATCGTGCTTGGCGACTTCTTCCAGCTTGCCGTCGGCGAGCGTGTAACGCCAGATCTTGGCGATATGATCGTTTTTGCCCGGGTCTTCTTGGATCAAGATTTCGCCGCGGCGGGTGACGGTGAGGTTGTCCATCATTTTCTGCCCTTCGTCGCCCTTAAGGAGCATCTCGATCGTCCCGCCGAGCTCAGGCTGCGTCACGTCCTTGAAGGTGAGCTTCCACAGCCGGCTCTTGTTGTTCATCGTGGCGGTGGTGACGAAGTAGAAGACGTTCGGGTCAAGCGGGTCCCACGCGCCGTCTTCCGGCCGCTGGAACTGGGTAACCCCTCCGGCGATGATCTCCTGGGCCAGCTCGGCGCCGGTCTTGTTTCTGGCATCGCCGAACGAATACAGCGAGAACGGCTTCGGTCCCTCCCACTGGGTGTCGTCGCTCTCTAGCGGCAAGCCTTCCACCTTGAGCCCGTATAGAGTCCCGTTGTTCAGCCCGGCTCGTTCGGCCGGATTTCCTTCGGACTGCTTTTCGCCGATATAGACGAAGACCGTCCCGGACCCTTTTCCAGGGGGAGTATCATCCAGCCCGATGACGACCGTCTTTTCGCCCGTCTTGGGATGGACGAGGATGTTTTCCCAGCTGGCCTTCCCCAGGGCCGGAAGTTCATAGCTCGTCCCGTCCAGGGCGTGGGCAAAGGCGCGGCCCTCACGGCCTTTTTCCTCGCCGTTCATGAACAAGCGGTCCGGATAGCCCTTGCCGCTTTTTTCATCATAGAAGGCTCCGATCGGCGGCAGGTCGGCCGAGCACAGGCGGGACAGTTCGACGCTCTGGACCGGCGCATCGTATTGATTCTTTTCCTTATTCCACAGCACAAATCGCTGAATCAGGTCTTCTCCGCGTTTGACTTCCAGCGTCGTTTTATCGATGACCCACTTCGAGACGAAGGCGCCCTTCGCCCCGTGGGCGCGGACCGCTCCCGCGGTGCCCGGATTTTCGAGGTAAATTTCGTGGTTCATAAGGAGCGTAAACGTGCCGTCGCCGTTGTCGTAAGCGCCGAGGCCGTCGGGGATCCCGACCATCCGGTAAGGCTTCCCGTCCTTCCCGGGGACCGCGTCCCCGACGGTCAAAACCGACTTGATCTCGACGCCGTCCATCGTCGGCACGAGGTACGGCGGCTTCGAGCTGCTCGGCCCGCGGTTTGGATCATCTTCAACGACGGGGACAAAGACGGGAATCGTATCCGGGGACGTGGCGCCGATGTTCACAACCCCCGGATAGCGGTAGTCTTTGCCGTCAACGGTCAGCGTGATGCCGTACGTCCCCTCCGGGAGCGTGACCGTCGCCTGACCGCCGGTCACCGCGATCCCTGCATAAACGTCCTCGCCGACGGTCTTGCCGTCTGCGTCTGTCTTAAAAATCGTCATCGTCGCCGCCGGCACCGGGCGCTGCTCGACGTCGGACACCGCAAACGTCACCGTTTTCCCGGGCGCCTCCGCCTGCGCCGCCGGGAGGCCGAACGGCGGCACGAGCAGCGTGACGACGAGCGCCAGCACCAAAGCCACCCTCAGCGGTCGCATCTTGCGCATGACTCGGTATCCCATTTTCTCCCATCCCCTCCTCCGCGGTTTTCCTGCTGCCCGGCTGCTTCCCCGATTCTCTCATCGCCTCAGCCTGTCCGCGGTCGCAAGCCGCTCTCGCCTTCCGCACCGTCACCGGACGGCGCCGAACCGCCCGGCGCATGGCGATGCCGCGTCCAATTCCGTTCTCCCTCCTTTACAACGTGCGTGAAATCTGACGCCATGCCGAACCCCCGAAAAGCACCCTGGGTTCGAGATCGCGTGCATATCCAAGTTTACCAGACGTCTTTTAACGGCCCGTAAATGTTTTGTTAAGTTTCGATGAAGCTTCGTATCGTGTCTATAAATGACGCTGCATCTGCTCTGCCGGTGGGCGGCCGCTTTCGCATCGGGGCGTCGAAGGCTGCCCGAAGGATTCCTTGCAAATCTGCGATCGCAACAATTCTCACGTTGCTCGCGCTTCTCGTGAAAATTCGCTTCGTACGTGCGGCAAAAAACGCGTAAGAAAAAAGTTGCTCATGAAAAGGAGGCAATCCACACAGGGGAAAGCTTTTTTCTCTCGGCGAACAGCCGAATTTCTCCTTTTCGTGATGCGCACGGACTCGTAGGCTGGAACGTAGAAAAGCGATCCCTTACGTCCGCGTCTTCCCGACGGCGTCCGTGAAAATATCGTTCGGAGGCTCCTTACCCGTTCATCTCAAGCCTGGATCGCCGATATGCGACGCCGCCGGCGGCGAGGAGCGTTCCGCCCACGACGAGGAGGACTTCCGGAGGCAAGGCACCCGTCCGGGGGAGAGCCCGCGCAGGTCCGGACGGGGGAGCGGGCGACGGTTCGGGAGCTTCGGTCGCCCCGGATGCGGGAGCGTTGCCCGACGAAGGCGCATCCCCCGATTCGGCCGAACCCGGCGGAGCGGCACCTGCCCCGTCGCCGGGAGTCGGAGCGGGGGAGGTCGCCGTTTCCATGCGTTCGATGCGGCCTTCCACACGGGGGGAGACTGGAGAGTGGGCTTCCAGGTATTCGACTAAGGCGTCGTGGTCGACTTCGTAGAGTTCGACAATCCGGCCTTCGTCTTTCGCGCGCTTTAAGACTTCGTACCCGTCGCCGCCGTCGGCGACGAAGTTGTTCGTCACGAGGAGGTACGTCGCGCGGTGATCGAGGGGGCGGTACGTCCGCGCCTTTTCGTCCCAAACCTCGACGCGGAGGATGCGCTCCCCTGCGGGGCGAGCGGGATCGAAGGCGTAGCGCATCCCCGCGACCTGGGGAAACCTTCCGTGCTTGTCCTCCACCTTGGAGACGCCGTTTTCCAGGGCTTCCAAGATTTCCGCGCCCGTGAGGCGGAGGATCACGAGCATGTTGTTGAACGGCATGACTTCGAGGACCTGGCCTAAGGTGACGTCCCCGGCGGGGATGGACGCGCGAATGCCGCCGCCGTTGACCAACGCGAGCTGCGTCTCCGGAATCGCCTTGCGGGCCTTTTCCAAGTAGGCGTCGGCGATCAAGTTGCCGAGGTTGGTCTCCTGCGTGCGCACGCGCTCCCGCGCTCCGTCCAGGTCGACGAGCGTCTTCCCCACTACGCGCCGTTTGATCTCCTCGAGGGGGGCGTCGTACGACTCGAGGAGCTGTTTGAGTTCCGGATCCGGGGGGACGTCATTGAGGGAAAGGAGTTCTCCTTGGGCCTGGGAGAGCCGGGTCTCCCCTCCGGACTCGAAGGCAAACGACAGGTCGAGACGCCCAAGGTATTTCCCCCACTCGCCGGCCTGAGCGACCCACGTCGCACGACCGTCGGGTCGGGCAAGGGCGACGGGCGGATTGAGCGCGGTGTGCGAGTGGCCCCCGACGATCACGTCGATTCCCGGGACGGCCTGGGCGAGGCGCCGATCCTCGGCGTAGCCGATGTGGGTGACGGCTACGATCACGTCGGCTCCGCGCTTCCCGAGCTCCTCCACCATGCGACGCGCCGTCTCCACCTCGTCGCGGAAGGTCACACCGGGGCCGGGGTTCGAAAGAATCGCCGTCTCCTTGGTCGTGAGGCCGAAGATCCCTACGCGCACTTCTTCCAGATCCCAAACGGCGCCGGGGTAGATCTTCCCGGCGTAGTCCTTCTTCGTCGCCGGGGTGATGACGGGGATCTCGTTCGCAACCACCTCGGCGAGCTTCGCGTCGGGCTGGACGGAGAGGTTTGCGGAGAAGACCGGGAACGCGAGTGCGCGGACGAACGCCGCGAGCACGTCTTGTCCGCGGTCGAACTCGTGGTTTCCGAGGACGAGGAGGTCGTAGCCCATGCGGTTCATGAA
It contains:
- a CDS encoding putative trehalose ABC transporter, substrate-binding component, Archaea-type; amino-acid sequence: MLYGGTKGERRGVRKAFRGKFADGGGRPMWGVAFAFVLALLLAVSGCAGQATQPGGTTKETPTLTVIAGWSGDEEKQFRPVLEEAEKELGIKINYQIQRLEDLQNVLPAQFSAKKTPGDVIFVSSSWFVTSNAQHLEDLRSIWTEPDKFRLSAVEADGKIVGVPYALSVKPGFWYRKSFFQANGLEPPKSWDDFRNLLTKMRGIPGVKNPIVSGDSVGWPLSDVVEHFLITFGGPQLQLDLIDNKVKWQDPKVKEIFAERIVPLLQDKSFSAPTDWTSAVDLWWNGEYGLYFMGNWITGMVKDPNDLGVFPLSGDKGVVGGADYIMVPTYGAHKDEAKKLVEFLISKKGMEIRVKQGGKLSSRTDTPVDIYPPADRAVAEAIQGMEILPDLDDTIGGKWQNTFWDQLKLLWVKPGDLDSVLKTLDDARK
- a CDS encoding putative trehalose ABC transporter, permease component 1, Archaea-type, whose protein sequence is MSVVIRRGFARKPPDGFKTGVGQRGSLLPRPFIPRLSPEQEPLWFAVPALLLIFVAVVVPSVSTLLLAFQGPNHEFVGLANFRDVLQDPETLNLSRFPGHSPPWGALVHNALWILIHLPASVGLGLLLALLFQDIPGNQILRVFIYLGMILPMVIGGVLIRFLFDENAGIVNGALELLGRSDLVRTWTAYPETALFALILGSVWLWVGFPLVLFSSGLTTIPRELYEAADIDGAGTWAKFRHITWPGLAPVTSVVVAMTVLWELKIFDIVYVATQGGPGNASLVLALEMYFAAFRALDYPHASALATILALLALLVGIRFVRTAKNA
- a CDS encoding Alpha-glucoside transport system permease protein AglG, with protein sequence MGKLFSSRRTAEFLLFALRTALAWGIGLLWVIPFLGVFMSAVRPQEELLHGWWRFSPFTFTLQNFSRAWTHSTASIAQGLWNSLLVALPATLLSVFLGALAAYGFLRARTGIATWLFLGVVLLLALPQQMAAIPLFQGLAALDLINSYVGLILVHAAWGLPWITMFLRNFFTTVPVELEEAARIDGASRTYTFFRILLPVSLPALASAAALQFNWVWNDFFLALILIYSPDKLLVTQRIPLLRGQYYVDWGLLSAAALLAMSVPILVFLLLQRYYVRGLVGWNVEK
- a CDS encoding Glycerophosphoryl diester phosphodiesterase, with the translated sequence MLALVVTLLVPPFGLPAAQAEAPGKTVTFAVSDVEQRPVPAATMTIFKTDADGKTVGEDVYAGIAVTGGQATVTLPEGTYGITLTVDGKDYRYPGVVNIGATSPDTIPVFVPVVEDDPNRGPSSSKPPYLVPTMDGVEIKSVLTVGDAVPGKDGKPYRMVGIPDGLGAYDNGDGTFTLLMNHEIYLENPGTAGAVRAHGAKGAFVSKWVIDKTTLEVKRGEDLIQRFVLWNKEKNQYDAPVQSVELSRLCSADLPPIGAFYDEKSGKGYPDRLFMNGEEKGREGRAFAHALDGTSYELPALGKASWENILVHPKTGEKTVVIGLDDTPPGKGSGTVFVYIGEKQSEGNPAERAGLNNGTLYGLKVEGLPLESDDTQWEGPKPFSLYSFGDARNKTGAELAQEIIAGGVTQFQRPEDGAWDPLDPNVFYFVTTATMNNKSRLWKLTFKDVTQPELGGTIEMLLKGDEGQKMMDNLTVTRRGEILIQEDPGKNDHIAKIWRYTLADGKLEEVAKHDPRRFAPGGEKFLTFDEESSGIIDVSDILGEGWYLFDVQAHFTHTDPELVEGGQLLAMFVPPAQGGAPQPQPGESEEARSENGEGHTEKTSSSAPIPDDGGGAAPPTSDTRANTPPSIDSPAPAGTKVSEPSPAPPSGPARALPRTGALPPEVLLVVGGALLAAGGVAYRRSRPEMGG
- a CDS encoding 5'-nucleotidase, yielding MNEIRSRARFRSGLARVILAVLLFSVSLGGLGFTRAEAEAPQAPPDLILLHTNDTHGHLENAPARGTKIAEIRREAEASGKRVLLVDAGDVFTGTLYSSHYRGLADAEFMNRMGYDLLVLGNHEFDRGQDVLAAFVRALAFPVFSANLSVQPDAKLAEVVANEIPVITPATKKDYAGKIYPGAVWDLEEVRVGIFGLTTKETAILSNPGPGVTFRDEVETARRMVEELGKRGADVIVAVTHIGYAEDRRLAQAVPGIDVIVGGHSHTALNPPVALARPDGRATWVAQAGEWGKYLGRLDLSFAFESGGETRLSQAQGELLSLNDVPPDPELKQLLESYDAPLEEIKRRVVGKTLVDLDGARERVRTQETNLGNLIADAYLEKARKAIPETQLALVNGGGIRASIPAGDVTLGQVLEVMPFNNMLVILRLTGAEILEALENGVSKVEDKHGRFPQVAGMRYAFDPARPAGERILRVEVWDEKARTYRPLDHRATYLLVTNNFVADGGDGYEVLKRAKDEGRIVELYEVDHDALVEYLEAHSPVSPRVEGRIERMETATSPAPTPGDGAGAAPPGSAESGDAPSSGNAPASGATEAPEPSPAPPSGPARALPRTGALPPEVLLVVGGTLLAAGGVAYRRSRLEMNG